tgtcacattactccttccaaagtgtttcacctcacacttttcagggttaaattccatcagccacttttctgcccatttgaccatcctgtctatatcttcctgtcacCCAAGACTCTCAACTTCACTGTTACCCACCCGGTAATTCTttgtcatccgtaaacttactgatcctacctcccacgtagtcatttatataaatgaaaataatagggtcccagcacagattcctgtggtacaccactggacactgcctTCCACTCACTAAAGcatccgtctgtcatcaccctctgtcccctacagctaagccaattttgaatctaccttctcaaatcaccctgtatcccatgtgctgttgccttctttataagtctcccatgtgggaccttgtcaaaggtttgctgaaatccatgtaaactgcatcaattgcactaccctcatctacacacctggtcacatgctcaaaaaattcaatcaaatttgttagacaatACCTCCCTCTGTCaagcctgatcaaaccttgcctctcccaaCTGGAGGTAGATTCTCTTctccagaattttctccaatagttttgctaccactgacatgagacttactggtctgtagttccctggcttatctctccaACTTTTCTTAATAGtgagaccacattagctgttctaatCACAAAAAGATTACGGTTGAGAGAGAGACCATTCCGTCCATCATGTCTGCCCTGACCATCGttcattgttataaaaccataaatgcctcaataaaatgttttctttaaaaaaatgaCTGCCCTAACCAAAGAATAGAAATACGAAATTAGCCGCTCATTTTAATGCCATTTTCCAACACCTGGCCTGTAGTCTTGCAGGTTGAATGTGTAGATTAGGtgcattgcccatgctaaattgccccttaagtccagagtggggttactgggatagggtgcggGATTGGGCTtatttgggtgctctttcggagagtcaatgCAAACTCGATTGGGcaaatctgcactgtagggattctatggttacaGTAATTCAGATGCTGATCCAAGGACATCTAAAATGGATTGAGAGTTTCAGCCCTAACCAGCTTCTTGGCACTGAATTCCAGACCGCTAGTACCCTCTGGGAAAATTTTCCCTCAAATCACTCTACTGGGGAAAACAATTCTTTCCTGaccatggccctcataattttgtacactgcaGTTCGGTCACTCCTTTTCCTTCTTTGTTCTCAGGAAACCAACCCTGGCCTGTACAATCTCCCCTTGTAGCTGCAATTTCCAAGCcctgcaacattcttgtaaacatcctctgcactctctcaagaATAATTATTCtgtctgtaatgtggtgaccagaactgtatgcaaatcTCAGCTGTGGTCTAAACcgtgttttgtacagttgcatcattgcaatcctgcttttgtattcaatagtataaagcattccatatgctttcttgaccacctttgtccgcctgtcctgtcaccttcaaggacCTGTAGACCTGCCCTGCACGTCAAGATCTTGCatttcctcaacccctctcaatcACTTCCCACTTATTGAGTATTCTCTTGCTTTGTTTACCCTCTCCCAAATCCATTAGCTCACACATTTCCAGATTGAAGTGCTTATGgcaggtgtcaggtagaaaatgCAGTTGGTAACCAAGAGGAACAAAAGAATCAGTTTCGAAAAGAAAATCTGGATTACGAGAAGAGATTGGCAGCCAAAATAAAATGTAATCCCAAAGTCACATCCCATAGGCATATGAATAgtaaagggtggtaaaaggagaaGTGAGGCTGATTAGGGAACTAAAATGGAGGCAAGGGGCTAGGTTGAGGTATTGAAACAACACTTTCCATCCATCTTTAGCAAGGAAGTAGATGCCACCAAGGACATAGTGACAGACAAGGAAACTCTATTCTTGAAGGGTTCAAAATtaataaggaggaagtgttgaatagactgtcggTACTGAACGTTGACAAGGCACTgagaccagatgagatgcatccaaggatattgaaagaAGGAAGTGAGAATGCAAATTGCAAGGGCACTGGAATTGATTTTCCAGGTATCTCAAGACTCAGGGGACTGCaaaattcatacagtgcagaaggaggccatttagcccattgattctgcaccgaccctctgaaagagcacctcacataGACCCGCTCCCCCGGCCTATCCCaacctactctgtacatctttggacactcgggcaatctttagcatggccaatctgcataatccacatctttggactgtgggaggaaactggagcacacagaaatggggagaaagtgcatactccacacagccagtcacccaaagtCGAAAGTGAACCctgatctctggtgctgtgaggtgacagtgctaaccactgtgtcaccgtgccactggAGTACGGTAAATATTATGCGCttgtttttagagtacccaattaattttttccaattaaggggcaatttagcatagccaatccacctaccctgcacatctttgggttgtggaggcgaaacccatgcaaacacggggagaatgtccaaactccacattgacagtgacccagaaccgggatcgaacctggaacctcgtcgCCGTGAAATGTTATGCACTTGTTGAAAAAAGGTTACAAGGATAGTTCCAGCAATTGCAGCCCAATCAGTTTATAATCAGGTGGACAAACGTCGAGAAACAATTATTTAGGATGGGGTTAGTAATCATATGGGAAAATGTGGGTTGATTTGGAAAAGCCAGTGTGAATCTCGAAAGGGGAAATTGTACTTAACTAACTTTCTGGGGTTTTTTGGGGCGATTATAAAAGGGGTCAACGAGGTAATGATTtatttcagaaggcattcgatacagtgccacacaacaaacctctgagaaaagttatagcttgtggaataaaagggacagtagtaaCATCAATAAAAAATggactgaataataggaagcagagcgtAATGGTCAATGTATATTTTTtgcgctggaggaaggtttgtagtggtgtacCCCAGCAGTTGATATTAGGACCCTCGCTTTCCCAGATACATATTACATACTGTGCAAGGGACAGTTTCAAAGTTTATGGATAACCCAAAACTTGGAATtactgtaaactgtgaagaggacactgCAGAACTTCAAAAATACATAGATAAGTTGGTGGGGTGGGCAGATAggtagcagatgaagttcaatgtggataactgtgaggtaatgcatttcagtCAGATGAACatgaagagacaatataaaatcCCTAAATGTGtcaaggagcagagggacctgggtgcatagATCATTAAAAGTGTTAATTTGGACCTTGTCAGATGCTTTACTGAAATCGaggtagacaatatccactgcgttCCTCTCATTAATCCTCCGAGTTACTTCTTCCTACATTTGTATTAAGTTAATAAGACACAATCCACTctgaacaaatccatgctgactataccTGATCAATCCATGCCTTTCCAGAAACTTTATTGGGGGCACTATTCTTCAATCTTTTCCATGACAAAATGggaacaacttgtccatcaagctgctTCACACTTTAAATTACAATGTCATATTAATGAGGCAGAACAATGGTATATGGCCAAGTCAGTGACAATAATTTGTATTTGTGCCTTTTTCAGAATAAAACTTTCCCTGTCATTTCACAGAAATGTTGCAAAGTAATGGTTGTCACAGTCACATAAGGAGCAATTAGGGCAGGTGATCGAAAGCTTCGTTAAAAAGGGAGGCTTTAAAGAGAATCTTAAATGAAGAAAGTGAGGTGGAGAGGGTTAAGGAGGAAATTCTAGAGCTTGTGGCCCAGCTAAAAGAACGGTCATCAATGGTGGAGCGCTTAGTATCATTAATGTTCAAGAGGCTGGAATTAGATGCGAGAGatcgaggagaatgcagagataggGATGGTCAGTGATGTGGaggaaaataaggatgagaattttaatattCCTCTGGCGGCATGGtggaacagtagttagcactgctgccagagacctggattcaattccggccttgggtaaatgtcttgtgtggagtttgaactttctccctatGGTTCTGCAAGGGATGCCTTTGCAGGTCAGTGAACACATGGGTGATGGGTGATCAAGACTTGGTGTGAGTAAACACACGGgcggcagagttttggatgacctcaaaatTACAGGAATGTTGAATGTGGGAGGCTGGTCTGTGGGTGAGTGTGCGTTATGATAGTTAAGTCTAGAATAGTTGGTGGCTAAACAGTTTATAGCGGGAActgaagacaatgggctggattctccttcagcggatcctgcgtttcgccggcagcgcactcacacctacGGATTTtccgacagcgtgggggtgcccacaatgggaaactccattggccggctgctgggatggagaatgcCGTACCTTGACTTCAGTCTTCCAAGTGTTCAAATGCAGGACATTTGCAcattgcggggcagcacggtagccttgtggatagcacaattgcttcacagctccagggtcccaggtttgattccggcttgggtcactgtctgtgcggagtctgcacatcctccccgtgtctgcgtgggtttcctccgggtgctccggtttcctcccacagtccaaagatgtgcaggttaggttggccatgataaattgcccttagtgtccaaaattgcccttagtgttgggtggggttatggggatagggtggcggtgttgaccttgggtagggtgctcgttccaagagccggtgcagactcgatgggccgaatggcctccttctgcactgtaaattctatgaaagctatgaaatttctgttcatccagtactGGGTATCAGAaaagtcaggacagtgtgtgatcggAGGTGATGGTGCTCACATACACTTGCTATCCTGGTCCTTACGGGTGTGGCGGTTTGGGAGATCCTGTCAGAGTTCTGGCCAAGCTGAAGTTATATAAAATTCTTCTTCACCTCTCTATCCTGTCACAGAGGACAGAGTCTTGTGTAGGTCCAGACCGGGTGGCCGGTTCCCTAccccgaaggacattagtgaaccattttgggtttttacaacaatccagcagcttTCAAGGTCACTTTTTCATAGTACCTACCCAAACATTACCAGGTTCATTCAGCTCAATCTCACAATctgctttgtgtttttgtgggtctaTCTCACTCCCTTTTTTCTTTTTCGAACACAATTTCACAGGGTGTTAGAAGGCGACGATTTGCAGTCGGGCAactgaaaccaaacatcacatcagtaTCTGACAGAGATTCTCAATTTCATCAGGACTTGAGGATCATCAGCCTTCGAAAATGGCAAGAAAAAGCATTGGTGATACTGGGGTGAGtctgtggaaatgtgaggactgtggaaagggattcaattacccatcagagctggaaacccatcggcgtattcacactggggagagaccgttcacctgccccgagtgtgggaaaggattcactcagtcatctaacTTACTGAAACACCAGCGAGGTCACAATGATAAGAAACATTTTAAATGTTCGGACTGCGGGAAGAGCTTTAAAACTTCCTGGGAACTGaagtcccatcaacgtgttcacaccgacgagaggccgttcaggtgctctcagtgtgggactagGTTCAAgcgatcatctcacctcactgtacaccagcgagttcacacaggggagaggctgttcacttgctcccagtgtgggaagggattcatttgttcatccaacctgctgacacaccagcgagttcatactgatgagagaccttttcaatgctcagactgcgggaagtgctttaaaagttcagaggaactgatgtcccatcaacgtgttcacactgatgagagaccgttcaggtgctctcactgtgggaccggGTTCAGGTGGTCTTCGCAACTCACCACACACCaggaaattcacactggggagagaccgttcacctgctcccagtgtgggaagggattcactcgttcatcccacctactgacacaccagcgcgttcacacagacgagagaccttttaaatgcctagactgtgggaagtgctttaaaagttctgggAACTTGATGACGCATCAAcgcgttcacactgacgagaaaccattCAGATGCTCTCGCTGCGGGTCAGGGTTCAAGACATCATCTCAACTCAGTgtgcaccagcaggttcacactggggagagaccgttcacctgctccgattgtgggaagggattcagtcagtcagccaacctgctgaatcaccagcgagttcacactgacgagagacctttCAAATGCCCAGATTGTGGTAAGTGTTTCAAAAGTTCcaaggaactgatgtcccatcaacgtgttcacactgacgagaaaccattcacgtgctctcactgtgggactggattCAGGTGGTCATCCCAACTCACTGCACATCTGGAAATTCATACTGGGTAACGACCATTCACCTGCGTGTGGGAAGgagttcactcagtcatccagcctgctggcaACCAGTTCACAATGAATTTTGCTCTtattcacatccaggactgaatcatgTTCATTGCGGCCTGTTTCTGCTGACATTAATAAAGTCCAGCCCAGTTACAGTGGCTAATATTCTGCATAAACataaaataaatcagctttgtgttAAAAAAAAATGTCTGGTCTCTTTTAATATCTCTAATGGAAGTTAGCTCCTTTTGAAGTTCTttccctctcccctgtctcctccatcatgttgcagctgtatagaaccttagttaggccacacttggagtatagtgttcaattctggtcgccacactaccagaaggatgtggaggctttagagagggtgcagaagagatttaccagaatgttgcctggtatggagggcattagctatgaggagcggttgaataaactcggtttgttctcactggatagaggtctacaaaattatgaggggcatagacagagtggatagtcagaggtttttccccggggtagaagggtcaattactagggggcataggtttaaggtgcgaggggcaaggtttagagtagacgtacgaggcaagttttttacgcagagggtagtgggtgcctggaactcgctaccggaggaggtggtggaagcagggacgatagtgacatttaaggggcatcttgacaaatacatgaataggatgggaatagagggatacggacccaggaagtgtagaagattgtagtttagtcgggcagcatggtcggcacgggcttggagggccgaagggcctgttcctgtgctgtacatttctttgttctttgagctcaTGCAGCCTCTTTGTCACtcagattgagacaatctgatctcTGCTGCTTCTCCCTTCCACTAGCCCACCGGGACAAACTTTCTCTAAAGTTCTGTCTTGTCCAAACGCTGATCTCACATCTTTCTCTAATTTCTCTCCAATCTCCCCTCAGGCCCCCTCAGCACACATCTTATCCTTGAGACCCATATTCTGCTCTCTTGACCGTCTTCCTGCTAAATTGCTGATCGTCCaacttgcctgtgttggctgatatTATTGTTCTCTCTCTTCTGGCACTCCTGAGAGGGACCCATTGAAAAAAACACTTGGTCCTATCGTCTTTCCAAactaccacccccatccccactctcccttttctctccaaagtCCTTGTACTTGGTGTCCTCCAAGGATCTATTTCAGGTTCAATTTCAGGAAGCAATTCAGGTTCATTTAACAGTTTGGGCTGCAGCAATAAATCTTCATTCCTTGACTGAGAAATGAACCTAGGCCATGGTGTTGAGAGCTCTGAATCCTAACTACTAGACTGCCAGAGAGGTTCGTTCACGAGATATTAACCTGGTGTATCCTGAGACTTTTAATTTTTGATCTCTTTCATCTGAAACATGTTTCTCCTCCAAAATGATATGTTTAGATGGAACGCAAGTGACTTCTTCAGTCAATGACATCACTGATTGCTGTTCactggaacatgaaatcgacagtgagatgGAATAGTCCCacatgctcatgtgtaacttcaatTTCAAAAAACCCACCATGTCACAGCCATGTGACATTCACACTTCCTCAGGTTTTTAATGAGATTCTGCAAAATACCGTTCTGGAGAAATAGGCAAAAATTGGGATGCATGTCACTTTATAATTATAATGATAGATTAATTTCTCTGCAGCATGGCTAAGGTTTTCAATGAATTGTACTTCCATGAAATAAGATTCTGTAGTGAAGGGGTTATACCTGGACGGCTCCCCAGACCAAAACCATTATCAAAACTCTGATCTGAATGTTCCCCAATTGAGGTTTATTACTGATTGTGAACGAACTATGGTATCGATCAAAATATTGAACATTTACTCTTCACAATTTCTTGGAAAATGCGCTTAGGGCTTTCTGCTGGCAGCGGGTATTTGGAGTGTGTGGGACTGGAATATTGCTGCTTCTCCCTGCCTCTCACACTGTGGAGCTGAGGAAGAGAGAGTAATTGATGGATTTGTTTGAATGGAATAATTTTATTGATAAATTTTCAGTCTAACATtataaggcctttaacaaggtgccattCAGGAGGCTGCTAATTAAGAGAAGAGCCCATAGTGTTGGTGGCAAATTACTGGCAtaggtagaggattggctgacagacagaaggcagagtggggattaGTGagaatttttcaggatggcagccggtgactagtggtgttccgcaggggtcagtgttaggCCTACAACTCTTCatgatgtacattaatgatctggaaaaagaAACTgacggcattgttgctaagtttgcagattatacaaagatatgcagagggacaggtagtggggaggctgcagaaggacataGACAGGTTAGGAGAATGGGTAAATAAAATGGAAGATAAATTAcagtgtggaaaaatgtgaggttatgaactttggtaggaagaatagagacatagactattttctaaatgggggaaaggtttcggaaatctgaagcacaatgggactgaggagtcctagttcaggattctcttcaggtaaacatgcaggttcagttggcaatcaggaaggaaaatggaatgttagcattcatttcaggagggctagaatacaagaccagggatgtactgctgaggctgtaaaaggcactggtaagaccccatttggaatattataaGCAGTTTTGGGCCTTTTATCTAAGGAGGAATGTGCTGGCTTTGGagggggtccagaagaggttcataagaatgatcacaagaatgaagggcttgtcatatgatgaacagttgagggctctgggtctgttctggatgaggggggatctccttAAAAAATacaggatcccctgcggtcgttcccctgagaaacaagtataccgctttggatgcttgtgggggggggggggacttaccaggggtaagccatggggtacgggcctctggcacggagtctgtccctgttgctcagaagggaaggggggagaggagcagagcattagtaattggggactctatagtcaggggcacagataggagattttgtgggagcgtgagagactcacgtttggtatgttgcctcccaggtgcaagggtacgtgatgtctcggatcgtgttttccgggtcattaggggggagggggagcagccccaagtcgtggtccacattggcactaacgacataggtaggaaaggggacaaggatgtcaggcaggctttcagggagctaggatggaagctcagaactagaacaaacagagttgttatctctgggttgttgcccgtgccacgtgatagtgagatgaggaatagggagagagagcatttaaacgcgtggctacagggatggtgcaggcgggagggattcagatttctggataactggggctctttctggggaaggtgggacctctacagacaggatggtctacatctgaacctgaggggcacaaatatcctggggggagatttgttagtgctctttgggggggtttaaactaatgcagcaggggcatgggaacctggattgtagttttagggtaagggagaatgagagtatagaggtcaggagcacagatttgacgtcgcaggagggggccagtgttcaggtaggtggtttgaagtgtgtctacttcaatgccaggagtatacgaaacaaggtaggggaactggcagcatgggttggtacctgggacttcgatgttgtggccatttcggagacatggatagagcagggacaggaatggatgttgcagattccggggtttaggtgttttagtaagctcagagaaggaggcaaaagagggggaggtgtggcgctgctagtcaagagcagtattacggtggcggagaggatgctagatggggactcttcttccgaggtagtatgggctgaagttagaaacaggaaaggagaggtcaccctgttgggagttttttataggcctcctaatagttctagggatgtagaggaaaggatggcgaagatgattctggataagagcgaaagtaacagggtagttattatgggagactttaactttccaaatattgactggaaaagatatagttcgagtacaatagatgggtcgttttttgtacagtgtgtgcaggagggtttcctgaaacaatatgttgacaggccaacaagaggcgaggccacgttggagttggttttgggtaataaaccaggccaggtgttggatttggaggtaggagagcactttggggacagtgaccacaattcggtgatgtttacgttaatgatggaaagggataagtatacaccgcagggcaagagttatagctgggggaagggcaattatgatgccattagacgtgacttgggggggataaggtggagaagtaggctgcaagtgttgggcacactggataagtggg
This portion of the Scyliorhinus torazame isolate Kashiwa2021f chromosome 5, sScyTor2.1, whole genome shotgun sequence genome encodes:
- the LOC140418086 gene encoding uncharacterized protein, giving the protein MARKSIGDTGVSLWKCEDCGKGFNYPSELETHRRIHTGERPFTCPECGKGFTQSSNLLKHQRGHNDKKHFKCSDCGKSFKTSWELKSHQRVHTDERPFRCSQCGTRFKRSSHLTVHQRVHTGERLFTCSQCGKGFICSSNLLTHQRVHTDERPFQCSDCGKCFKSSEELMSHQRVHTDERPFRCSHCGTGFRWSSQLTTHQEIHTGERPFTCSQCGKGFTRSSHLLTHQRVHTDERPFKCLDCGKCFKSSGNLMTHQRVHTDEKPFRCSRCGSGFKTSSQLSVHQQVHTGERPFTCSDCGKGFSQSANLLNHQRVHTDERPFKCPDCGKCFKSSKELMSHQRVHTDEKPFTCSHCGTGFRWSSQLTAHLEIHTGQSHDSLGPDYHCILNMERNSIVPIVAKPWKCGDCGKGFNYPSDLETHRRSHTGERPFNCLDCGKGFTQSSALQTHQRIHTGERPFNCLDCGMGFISSTNLQTHKRVHTGERPFICSECGMGFITSTNLQTHQTLHIREKPFICSKCGKGFARSFDLLMHQRVHTGERPFTCSECGKGFTRSSHLLRHHHVHTAERLFKCPDCGKSYRSSQDLMSHQRIHTDERAFRCSQCGITFRRSNDLLVHQRSHTGERPFTCFACGKGFTQSSNLLRHQQVHTGEGAAQLP